One genomic region from Terriglobus aquaticus encodes:
- a CDS encoding MFS transporter, with the protein MRRGFLLPLFFGTYSLAYLDRANFGFGAAAGLAHTLGITESRTALLSALFFLGYFAFQIPGMLWVRRVSPTRLVFVALLMWGVLAALTGVIRSFAWLAVDRLLLGVAESVVFPAMLLLLTRWFTRAERSRANTVLILGNPLTVLWMSAITGYLIQRFGWQRTFVYEGLPALLWAFVWVLLMRDAPNYAPWMAREEASALEAAIAADRPASLPGDTSLVRVLLRADVLLLSLQFFCWSLGAYGFVLWLPTMVRRGAGLGMGQTGLLTAVPYVLAVVLMLIVSHRSDRSGQRIAFIWPLLLLGGGALLASVYFVSQSFALAFVCMVVAGGCMYAPYGPFFSIIPERVPAAVTGEVFAMVNSVGALGGFAGSYLVGWLQAVTHSQRAGLLLMALALVAAGVLQALLPLLGKARIAETASALAPEADLA; encoded by the coding sequence GTGCGTCGAGGTTTTCTGCTGCCGTTGTTCTTCGGCACCTACAGCCTGGCTTACCTGGATCGCGCCAACTTCGGGTTTGGCGCGGCGGCCGGGCTGGCGCACACGTTAGGCATTACCGAGAGCCGCACCGCGCTGCTGAGCGCGCTGTTCTTCCTGGGCTACTTCGCCTTTCAGATTCCGGGCATGTTGTGGGTGCGTCGCGTGAGCCCCACGCGGCTGGTGTTTGTCGCCCTGCTGATGTGGGGCGTGTTGGCGGCGCTCACCGGAGTGATCCGCAGCTTTGCGTGGCTTGCGGTGGACCGGCTTCTGCTTGGCGTTGCAGAGAGCGTTGTCTTCCCGGCCATGCTGCTCCTGCTCACGCGCTGGTTCACCCGCGCCGAGCGGTCGCGCGCCAACACCGTGCTGATCCTGGGCAATCCCCTGACGGTGCTCTGGATGTCCGCGATCACCGGCTACCTGATCCAGCGTTTCGGCTGGCAGCGGACGTTTGTGTACGAAGGTCTTCCGGCGCTGCTTTGGGCGTTTGTGTGGGTGCTGCTGATGCGCGACGCACCCAACTACGCGCCGTGGATGGCGCGGGAAGAAGCTTCCGCGCTGGAGGCAGCCATTGCGGCCGACCGGCCGGCGAGTCTGCCCGGTGATACCTCGCTTGTACGGGTTCTGTTGCGGGCGGATGTCTTACTGCTGAGCCTGCAGTTCTTCTGCTGGAGCCTGGGCGCCTACGGATTTGTGCTGTGGCTGCCCACCATGGTCCGGCGCGGCGCCGGCCTGGGCATGGGGCAAACGGGCCTGCTAACGGCTGTGCCGTATGTGCTGGCAGTGGTGTTGATGCTGATCGTGTCGCACCGGTCCGATCGGTCGGGGCAGCGCATCGCGTTCATCTGGCCGTTGCTGCTGCTGGGCGGCGGCGCGCTGCTGGCCTCGGTGTACTTTGTGTCGCAAAGCTTCGCCCTTGCGTTTGTCTGCATGGTGGTGGCGGGCGGATGCATGTACGCTCCGTATGGGCCGTTTTTCAGCATCATCCCGGAACGAGTGCCGGCGGCCGTCACAGGAGAAGTGTTTGCCATGGTCAACAGTGTGGGCGCCCTGGGCGGGTTTGCCGGCAGCTACTTGGTCGGCTGGCTGCAGGCGGTGACGCACAGCCAGCGGGCGGGCCTGTTGCTGATGGCACTGGCCCTGGTCGCGGCGGGCGTGCTGCAGGCTTTGCTGCCGTTGTTAGGGAAGGCCCGCATCGCAGAAACCGCGAGCGCGCTGGCGCCGGAGGCCGATCTTGCCTGA
- a CDS encoding SDR family oxidoreductase, whose product MPTDLITPQDPRSQYPGPPSEVELQAAPATQQQMSEKPDCGELSYKGSGKLAGRKALLTGADSGIGRAAAIAFAREGADVAICYLPAEQADAEEVANYIREAGRKAVLLPGDISHEGFCQRLVSDAVDQLGGLDILVNNAGKMGKTEGILATSTERFDSLMKTNVYSLFWITKAALPHLKPGASIINTTSIQGYDPSPNIFDYAMTKAAIANFTKGLSQPLMEEHGVRINAVAPGPIWTPLQEADGSEEKLKKLGSKTPYKRPGQPVELAPVYVLLASQEGSYITGEIYGVTGGMGVA is encoded by the coding sequence ATGCCAACCGATCTGATCACGCCCCAGGACCCGCGCTCGCAGTATCCTGGTCCCCCGTCCGAAGTCGAACTTCAGGCCGCACCCGCCACGCAACAGCAGATGAGCGAAAAGCCAGACTGCGGCGAGCTGTCATACAAGGGCTCCGGCAAACTTGCCGGCCGCAAGGCTCTGCTCACCGGCGCCGATTCCGGCATCGGCCGCGCCGCCGCGATCGCGTTTGCCCGCGAAGGCGCAGACGTCGCCATCTGTTACCTGCCCGCGGAGCAGGCCGACGCGGAAGAGGTCGCGAACTACATTCGAGAGGCCGGCCGTAAGGCGGTTCTGTTGCCCGGCGACATCTCGCACGAGGGCTTCTGTCAGCGGCTCGTCTCCGACGCGGTCGATCAGCTTGGCGGCCTCGACATCCTGGTGAACAATGCCGGCAAGATGGGCAAGACCGAAGGCATTCTGGCCACCAGCACCGAGCGCTTCGACAGCCTGATGAAGACCAACGTCTACTCGCTGTTCTGGATCACCAAGGCCGCGCTGCCGCACCTGAAGCCCGGCGCCTCCATCATCAACACGACCAGCATCCAGGGCTACGATCCTTCGCCCAACATCTTCGACTACGCCATGACCAAGGCGGCGATTGCTAACTTCACCAAGGGCCTGAGTCAGCCGCTGATGGAAGAGCACGGCGTCCGCATCAACGCAGTTGCGCCCGGACCCATCTGGACGCCGCTGCAGGAGGCGGACGGCTCAGAAGAGAAGCTGAAGAAGCTGGGCAGCAAGACACCCTACAAGCGGCCCGGACAGCCCGTGGAACTGGCACCCGTGTATGTCCTGCTGGCATCGCAGGAGGGCAGCTACATCACCGGTGAGATCTATGGCGTGACCGGCGGCATGGGCGTCGCCTAA